Proteins encoded in a region of the Wenzhouxiangella sp. XN201 genome:
- the accD gene encoding acetyl-CoA carboxylase, carboxyltransferase subunit beta: protein MSWFQKLMPARIRTEGSNKSRKVPDGLWTKCKACDAVLYRPELERNLNVCPKCDHHMSLSGRARLDAFLDDGDHVEIGADLAPVDVLKFKDTKKYRDRLVASQKATGEKDALVALRGRLLEMEVVACAFDFRFMGGSMGSVVGERFARAAHECLERELPLVCFAASGGARMQEGLYSLMQMAKTSAALARMAEQGLPYIVVLTHPTTGGVSASLGMLGDINIAEPNALIGFAGPRVIEQTVREKLPEGFQRSEFLLDKGAIDQIVDRRELRQRIHGLLTMLMAPRRAGEAREGELVERED from the coding sequence ATGAGCTGGTTTCAGAAATTGATGCCTGCGCGGATTCGCACCGAAGGCTCGAACAAGAGCCGCAAGGTGCCCGACGGCCTCTGGACGAAATGCAAGGCCTGCGATGCCGTGCTTTACCGGCCAGAGCTCGAACGCAATCTCAATGTCTGTCCCAAGTGCGACCATCACATGAGCCTGTCGGGCCGGGCGCGCCTTGACGCCTTTCTCGATGATGGCGATCACGTCGAGATCGGTGCCGATCTGGCGCCGGTGGACGTGCTCAAGTTCAAGGACACCAAGAAGTATCGCGACCGCCTGGTGGCCAGCCAGAAGGCCACCGGGGAGAAGGATGCTCTGGTGGCACTGCGGGGCCGGCTGCTCGAAATGGAGGTGGTCGCCTGCGCTTTCGATTTCCGCTTCATGGGCGGCTCGATGGGATCGGTGGTGGGCGAGCGCTTTGCCCGGGCTGCCCACGAATGCCTGGAACGGGAGTTGCCGCTGGTGTGCTTCGCGGCCTCCGGCGGCGCGCGCATGCAGGAAGGCCTGTACTCGCTGATGCAGATGGCCAAGACCTCGGCGGCACTGGCGCGCATGGCCGAGCAGGGCCTGCCCTACATCGTGGTGCTGACGCATCCGACCACCGGTGGTGTGTCGGCCAGTCTGGGCATGCTCGGCGACATCAACATCGCCGAACCCAACGCCCTGATCGGTTTCGCCGGTCCGCGCGTGATCGAGCAGACCGTGCGCGAGAAGCTGCCCGAGGGTTTTCAGCGCTCCGAGTTCCTGCTCGACAAGGGCGCCATCGACCAGATCGTCGATCGTCGCGAACTGCGCCAGCGTATCCACGGCCTGCTGACCATGCTGATGGCGCCGCGGCGTGCCGGCGAAGCGCGCGAAGGTGAGCTGGTCGAGCGCGAAGACTGA
- the trpA gene encoding tryptophan synthase subunit alpha, with the protein MNRIDARFEDLGKRGRRALIPYVTAGYPGPDATVPVLHAAVEAGADLLEIGMPFSDVMADGPVIQEACARALEQGTGLEQVLAMVAEFRRSDAHTPIILMGYANPIERRGVARFCEEAAAAGVDGLLIVDVPADEAGEMRAELARHDLHQIFLVAPTTTDARLKRAAELAGGFLYYVSLKGVTGAASLDTASLAPAVERIKAAAGVPVAVGFGISTPEHAAAAARSADAVVIGSALVKRLGQADSTAAAVAAARDYLAPIRQAMDNTASSTSNVVSA; encoded by the coding sequence TTGAATCGTATCGATGCCCGTTTCGAAGATCTTGGCAAACGCGGCCGCCGCGCCCTGATTCCCTATGTAACCGCCGGCTACCCGGGGCCCGATGCCACGGTGCCGGTACTGCACGCGGCCGTGGAGGCCGGCGCGGACCTGCTTGAAATCGGCATGCCGTTTTCCGATGTCATGGCCGATGGTCCCGTCATCCAGGAAGCCTGCGCGCGTGCGCTGGAGCAGGGGACGGGGCTTGAGCAGGTGCTGGCCATGGTCGCCGAATTCCGCCGCAGCGATGCGCACACGCCCATCATCCTGATGGGCTATGCCAACCCGATCGAGCGACGCGGCGTGGCGCGCTTCTGCGAAGAAGCCGCGGCGGCCGGCGTTGATGGCCTGCTGATCGTCGATGTGCCGGCCGACGAAGCCGGCGAAATGCGTGCCGAACTGGCCCGGCACGACTTGCACCAGATTTTCCTGGTCGCCCCCACGACCACGGATGCGCGGCTGAAGCGGGCCGCGGAGTTGGCCGGCGGCTTCCTCTACTACGTTTCGCTCAAGGGCGTGACCGGGGCGGCCAGTCTCGACACGGCGTCTCTGGCGCCGGCGGTCGAGCGCATCAAGGCGGCCGCCGGGGTGCCGGTTGCGGTCGGTTTCGGCATCAGCACGCCCGAGCACGCCGCCGCTGCGGCCCGAAGTGCCGATGCGGTGGTGATTGGCTCGGCCCTGGTCAAACGCCTGGGCCAGGCTGACTCGACCGCGGCTGCGGTGGCCGCTGCACGCGACTACCTTGCCCCGATTCGTCAGGCCATGGACAATACCGCCTCTTCGACAAGCAACGTGGTGAGTGCCTGA
- the purF gene encoding amidophosphoribosyltransferase, translating into MCGIVGIVGRSPVAARLYDAMTILQHRGQDAAGITTLDAGRMRSARGLGLVRDVFSEEDVAALTGPIGIGHVRYPTAGCDQPDEAQPMYVNSPCGIALGHNGNLINSERLSRELFEEDRRHINTESDSEVLLNCFAHELSVRTDNGIRPEDIFAAVDGVFARCRGGYAAVALVAGVGLLAFRDPHGIRPAVLGRREAPEGPEHIVASESVVLDILGFEPISDIAPGECVFITLDGEVHRHVSEHAESHTPCMFEYVYFARPDSMIDDLSVYKARLRMGEALAEKILQEWPDHDIDVVIPVPDTSRTACLPLAHQLGVKYREGLIKNRYIGRTFIMPGQEARVRSVRRKLNTIALEFKGKNVLLVDDSIVRGTTSKQIIQMARESGANKVYLASASPPVRYPNVYGIDMPAASELVASGRSEDEIREVIGADRLIYQDLDALEKAVRGKNTKLDGFDSSCFSGEYVTGLEDGYLEALEARRSDAARMQRRGIK; encoded by the coding sequence ATGTGTGGAATTGTCGGAATCGTGGGGCGCTCGCCGGTAGCAGCCCGCCTGTACGATGCCATGACCATCCTGCAGCATCGCGGCCAGGATGCAGCGGGCATCACCACCCTGGATGCCGGACGCATGCGTTCGGCGCGCGGCCTCGGTCTGGTACGCGACGTTTTCTCGGAAGAGGATGTGGCGGCCCTGACCGGACCGATCGGCATCGGTCATGTCCGCTACCCGACCGCCGGCTGCGATCAGCCCGACGAGGCCCAGCCGATGTACGTCAACTCGCCCTGCGGCATCGCGCTGGGCCACAACGGCAATCTGATCAACAGCGAACGCTTGAGCCGGGAGTTGTTCGAGGAGGACCGCAGGCACATCAACACCGAGTCGGACTCGGAAGTGCTGCTCAACTGCTTCGCCCACGAATTGAGCGTGCGCACCGACAACGGCATCCGGCCGGAAGACATCTTTGCCGCTGTCGACGGTGTATTCGCGCGCTGCCGCGGCGGCTATGCCGCCGTGGCCCTGGTCGCCGGCGTCGGTCTGCTTGCCTTCCGCGACCCGCACGGCATCCGGCCGGCGGTGCTCGGGCGCCGCGAAGCGCCGGAAGGGCCGGAGCATATTGTCGCCTCGGAGTCGGTCGTACTCGATATTCTCGGCTTCGAGCCCATCTCGGATATCGCACCGGGTGAATGCGTGTTCATCACCCTCGATGGCGAGGTTCACCGGCACGTCAGCGAACACGCCGAATCGCACACGCCGTGCATGTTCGAGTACGTCTACTTTGCCCGTCCGGATTCGATGATCGACGATCTCTCCGTCTACAAGGCCCGGCTTCGAATGGGCGAGGCGCTGGCCGAGAAGATCCTGCAGGAATGGCCCGACCATGACATCGACGTGGTGATCCCCGTGCCGGATACCAGCCGCACGGCCTGCCTGCCACTGGCCCACCAACTGGGCGTCAAATACCGCGAGGGCCTGATCAAGAACCGCTATATCGGGCGGACCTTCATCATGCCCGGCCAGGAGGCGCGGGTGCGCTCGGTACGGCGCAAGCTCAATACCATCGCACTCGAGTTCAAGGGCAAGAATGTCCTGCTGGTCGACGATTCGATCGTGCGCGGTACGACTTCCAAGCAGATCATCCAGATGGCGCGCGAGTCCGGGGCGAACAAGGTCTACCTGGCCTCCGCCTCGCCGCCGGTACGCTACCCCAACGTCTACGGCATCGACATGCCGGCGGCCAGTGAGCTGGTCGCCTCGGGTCGCAGCGAAGACGAAATCCGCGAGGTCATCGGTGCCGATCGCCTGATCTACCAGGACCTCGATGCGCTCGAGAAAGCCGTGCGCGGCAAGAACACCAAACTCGATGGATTCGACAGTTCATGTTTCAGCGGCGAGTACGTGACCGGCCTGGAAGATGGCTACCTCGAAGCACTGGAGGCAAGACGCTCCGACGCAGCGCGCATGCAGCGCCGTGGCATCAAGTGA
- a CDS encoding phosphoribosylanthranilate isomerase, with product MTRVKICGITRIEDALAAATAGADAIGLVFADQSTRQIDPERGRAICRVLPPFVTRVGLFMDASTEAVESILDQVPLDWLQFHGREDQDFCRQFGRPWMKALAMGGERPDDPADYELADALLLDAHAPGQAGGSGATFDWTRVPRLDRPWVLAGGLNPTNVAEACRRLKPDAVDVSSGVEVRPGVKSDKLIHDLIKAVRNG from the coding sequence ATGACCCGGGTAAAGATCTGCGGCATCACGCGCATCGAGGACGCACTGGCAGCAGCAACGGCCGGTGCCGACGCGATCGGGCTGGTGTTCGCCGATCAGAGTACCCGGCAGATCGATCCGGAACGCGGGCGCGCCATCTGCCGTGTGCTTCCGCCCTTCGTCACACGAGTGGGCCTGTTCATGGACGCCTCGACCGAAGCGGTCGAAAGTATCCTCGACCAGGTGCCGCTGGACTGGCTGCAGTTCCATGGTCGCGAGGATCAGGATTTCTGCCGGCAGTTCGGCCGGCCGTGGATGAAGGCCCTGGCGATGGGCGGTGAGCGGCCCGATGATCCGGCGGACTACGAACTGGCTGATGCCCTGCTGCTCGACGCTCACGCGCCGGGACAGGCCGGCGGTAGCGGCGCAACCTTCGACTGGACCCGGGTGCCCAGGCTCGATCGTCCCTGGGTGTTGGCCGGCGGTCTGAACCCCACCAACGTGGCCGAGGCCTGCAGGCGTCTGAAGCCCGACGCGGTCGATGTTTCCAGCGGGGTGGAAGTCCGTCCCGGTGTGAAGAGTGATAAGCTGATTCATGACTTGATCAAGGCGGTAAGAAATGGCTGA
- a CDS encoding deoxyribodipyrimidine photo-lyase has protein sequence MTDTAIVWFRRDLRLADNPALDNARRHHARVVPLFVHDPEAEAPWSPGSASRWWLHHSLVELDGRLRHRGSRLIVARGDPLEAIERVRQVTGAEAVCWNRCYEKGAVERDREIKQRLHENGLTVRSFNGSLLVEPWNGTKADGEPYRVFTPFWKQVQKRWMPLVQHVEPRDLQAPARWPASLEIDELELQPDHHWPEKLTAHWSPGELGARRRLEDFAERALEYHAARDRPDQTGTSRLSPHLHFGEISPGQVIRALEPSGELPGGKGRMVFASELAWREFSYHLLWHFPQTSDESLKEGFRAFPWRERDDYASDLAAWQRGRTGIPMVDAGMRELWETGWMHNRVRMIVASFLTKNLLIPWQEGARWFWDTLVDADLANNTQGWQWTAGCGADAAPYFRVFNPVLQGEKFDPHGDYVRRWCPELARQDANRIHHPLAPDEAKSFGYPEPIVDLKATRRRALDAWNSIR, from the coding sequence ATGACCGATACCGCAATCGTCTGGTTCCGCCGGGATCTGCGCCTGGCCGACAACCCTGCGCTCGATAACGCCCGCCGGCATCATGCGCGGGTCGTGCCCCTGTTCGTCCATGATCCCGAAGCCGAGGCGCCCTGGAGCCCGGGCTCGGCGAGCCGCTGGTGGCTGCATCACTCGCTGGTTGAACTCGATGGTCGATTGCGCCATCGCGGCAGCCGCCTGATCGTGGCCAGGGGCGATCCGCTCGAAGCGATCGAGCGGGTGCGCCAGGTGACCGGCGCCGAGGCCGTCTGCTGGAACCGCTGCTACGAAAAGGGCGCGGTCGAACGCGATCGCGAGATCAAGCAGCGCCTGCACGAGAACGGACTGACGGTTCGCAGTTTCAACGGCTCGCTGCTGGTCGAGCCCTGGAATGGTACCAAGGCCGACGGTGAACCCTATCGGGTCTTCACGCCTTTCTGGAAGCAAGTGCAAAAGCGCTGGATGCCGCTTGTGCAGCATGTCGAACCGCGTGATCTGCAGGCCCCGGCGCGGTGGCCGGCCAGTCTGGAGATCGACGAGCTCGAGTTGCAGCCGGACCATCACTGGCCGGAAAAGCTGACGGCACATTGGTCTCCGGGCGAGCTTGGTGCCCGCCGACGGCTGGAGGATTTCGCTGAACGGGCGCTTGAATACCACGCGGCCCGGGATCGCCCGGATCAAACCGGCACATCGCGACTATCGCCGCATCTGCATTTCGGCGAGATCTCGCCGGGTCAGGTCATTCGCGCCCTCGAGCCCTCCGGCGAACTGCCTGGCGGCAAGGGGCGCATGGTCTTCGCCAGCGAACTGGCCTGGCGCGAGTTCTCGTACCACCTGCTGTGGCATTTTCCGCAAACCAGCGACGAATCCCTCAAGGAAGGGTTCCGGGCGTTTCCCTGGCGCGAGCGCGACGACTACGCCAGCGACCTGGCGGCCTGGCAGCGCGGGCGAACCGGCATTCCGATGGTTGACGCAGGCATGCGCGAGCTGTGGGAAACGGGCTGGATGCACAACCGGGTGCGCATGATCGTGGCCTCTTTCCTGACCAAGAACCTGCTGATTCCCTGGCAGGAAGGGGCACGCTGGTTCTGGGATACCCTGGTCGACGCCGACCTGGCCAACAATACCCAGGGCTGGCAGTGGACGGCCGGCTGCGGCGCCGATGCCGCACCGTACTTCCGCGTCTTCAACCCCGTCCTGCAAGGCGAGAAATTCGACCCGCACGGCGACTACGTCCGCCGCTGGTGCCCGGAATTGGCTAGGCAGGATGCCAATCGCATCCACCATCCCCTGGCCCCCGACGAGGCCAAATCATTCGGCTATCCCGAACCCATAGTCGACCTGAAAGCCACCCGCCGCCGCGCCTTGGATGCCTGGAATTCCATTCGTTAA
- a CDS encoding folylpolyglutamate synthase/dihydrofolate synthase family protein: MNETPPISPATLADWLERLEQRAPASRIALGLERVERVWRALAVDLAVPVISVAGTNGKGSVVAMLEAMLRAGGYCPFAYTSPHLLQFNERMRIGGRPAEDADIVAALDAVEAARGEIALTYFEQTTLAALWLAAEQAADAVLLEVGLGGRLDAVNVVDADVAVITSIGIDHAEYLGSTRSAIGREKAGIARPGRPVIVGESDPPEGLRTALQECGARVLWPGADLSWRETAGGLEVQCHEQRLELPRPALAGRWQLGNAACAAAALLQLEDILPVSEAAMAEGLLRVRLPGRLERVQDDPEVILDVAHNPAAARMLAGFLGLPGGRSTAVFSALAGKDVAGIGRELDACFDRWLIAPLAGDRGQPAGKIVDQLAHSPVSGSRETVESVAAALERALADSGPGDRVVVFGSFLTVAEARIALTPKAH, encoded by the coding sequence TTGAACGAGACGCCCCCCATTTCCCCCGCTACGCTTGCTGACTGGCTCGAGCGCCTGGAACAGCGCGCCCCCGCTTCGCGGATCGCGCTGGGATTGGAGCGCGTCGAGCGGGTCTGGCGCGCGCTCGCCGTCGATCTGGCCGTGCCGGTGATCAGCGTCGCCGGCACCAACGGGAAGGGCTCGGTTGTCGCCATGCTCGAGGCCATGTTGAGGGCGGGCGGCTATTGCCCGTTTGCCTACACATCGCCGCATCTTCTCCAGTTCAACGAACGCATGCGTATTGGCGGGCGCCCGGCAGAGGATGCCGACATCGTCGCCGCGCTCGACGCGGTGGAAGCCGCCCGAGGCGAGATCGCGCTGACCTATTTCGAACAGACCACCCTGGCGGCCCTGTGGCTGGCAGCCGAGCAGGCCGCGGACGCAGTCCTTCTCGAAGTCGGCCTCGGCGGGCGTCTTGACGCGGTCAATGTCGTCGACGCCGATGTTGCCGTGATCACGTCGATCGGAATCGATCACGCGGAGTATCTCGGCTCGACACGCTCGGCCATCGGCCGCGAAAAGGCCGGTATCGCCCGGCCCGGCCGTCCGGTCATTGTCGGCGAGAGCGATCCTCCGGAAGGACTGCGTACGGCGCTGCAGGAATGCGGCGCCCGAGTGCTGTGGCCGGGTGCGGACCTGAGCTGGCGCGAGACCGCCGGCGGGCTTGAAGTTCAGTGCCACGAACAGCGGCTGGAACTGCCGCGACCCGCGCTGGCCGGCCGCTGGCAACTGGGCAACGCGGCCTGTGCGGCGGCGGCCCTGCTGCAGCTCGAAGACATCCTGCCGGTGTCGGAAGCAGCCATGGCCGAAGGCCTGCTGCGGGTTCGCCTGCCGGGACGTCTCGAGCGCGTTCAGGACGATCCGGAAGTGATACTGGACGTGGCGCACAATCCTGCAGCTGCCCGCATGCTGGCCGGGTTTCTGGGACTGCCCGGCGGTCGCAGCACGGCCGTGTTCAGTGCACTGGCGGGCAAGGATGTGGCCGGTATCGGGCGCGAGCTCGATGCCTGCTTCGATCGCTGGTTGATCGCCCCCCTGGCGGGTGATCGAGGCCAGCCAGCCGGAAAGATCGTGGACCAACTGGCGCACTCGCCTGTTTCCGGTTCGCGGGAAACGGTAGAATCCGTAGCTGCCGCGCTCGAGCGGGCACTGGCCGACAGCGGCCCCGGCGACCGGGTGGTGGTGTTCGGCTCGTTCCTGACCGTGGCCGAGGCCCGGATTGCACTTACACCGAAGGCGCACTGA
- the truA gene encoding tRNA pseudouridine(38-40) synthase TruA — MRLAAGIEYDGSGFYGWQRQRQSPTVQECLESALSRVADQPIVVHCAGRTDTGVHAHCQVVHFDTPAERRERSWVLGANTQLHPGISTLWVRSVDETFHARFSATRRRYRYRMLNRWVRPAIERGRVAWIRQPLDAERMHEAAQALLGEHDFSSFRAVGCQAKSPVREIHRLDVTRRGSEVIVDIEANAFVYHMVRNIAGTLIPVGKGEKPVSWPGQVLAAADRTVAGPTAPAEGLYFVAPTYPDYPQLPVDREIDFPPRQT, encoded by the coding sequence ATGCGACTGGCCGCCGGAATCGAGTACGACGGCAGCGGCTTCTACGGCTGGCAGCGGCAGCGCCAGTCGCCGACCGTGCAGGAATGCCTCGAATCGGCCCTGAGCCGGGTTGCTGACCAGCCGATCGTGGTGCACTGTGCCGGTCGCACCGACACCGGCGTCCACGCCCACTGCCAGGTCGTTCACTTCGACACCCCGGCCGAACGTCGGGAACGGTCGTGGGTGCTCGGCGCAAACACGCAATTGCATCCGGGTATCTCCACGTTGTGGGTGCGGTCGGTCGACGAGACCTTCCACGCCCGCTTTTCGGCCACGCGCAGGCGCTATCGCTATCGCATGCTCAATCGCTGGGTGCGCCCGGCCATCGAACGCGGCCGGGTTGCCTGGATTCGCCAGCCGCTCGATGCCGAGCGCATGCACGAAGCTGCGCAGGCACTGCTGGGCGAGCACGATTTTTCCAGCTTCCGGGCGGTGGGTTGCCAGGCGAAATCCCCGGTGCGTGAGATTCACCGCCTCGATGTGACCCGCCGCGGCAGTGAGGTGATCGTTGACATCGAGGCCAACGCCTTCGTCTACCATATGGTGCGAAACATTGCCGGCACGCTGATTCCGGTGGGCAAAGGCGAAAAGCCGGTGTCCTGGCCAGGTCAGGTCCTGGCAGCTGCCGATCGAACAGTGGCGGGGCCGACGGCGCCGGCGGAAGGCCTGTACTTCGTGGCGCCGACCTATCCGGACTACCCGCAGTTGCCGGTCGACCGGGAGATCGATTTCCCGCCCCGTCAGACGTGA
- a CDS encoding CvpA family protein has translation MNAADYAILGICLVSMVVSLFRGFIREVFSLLVWIAAVYAALQASGPIAVQLEGLIEVPSVRVITAFVGVFVLVLVVGGLINFLLGKLVDSTGLSGTDRLFGAVFGALRGLAIVLAAVLVAGFTPFVEDPWWQRSILLPEMERLADWLVAFFPESIQEYLPEEGITENVEMETDT, from the coding sequence ATGAACGCTGCGGACTACGCCATCCTCGGCATCTGTCTGGTGTCGATGGTGGTCAGCCTGTTTCGCGGCTTCATCCGCGAAGTGTTTTCGCTGCTGGTCTGGATTGCGGCTGTCTACGCCGCCCTGCAGGCGTCCGGACCGATTGCGGTGCAGCTCGAAGGCCTGATCGAAGTGCCTTCGGTGCGCGTGATCACTGCATTCGTCGGTGTCTTCGTGCTGGTGCTGGTCGTCGGAGGCTTGATCAACTTCCTGCTGGGCAAGCTGGTCGACAGCACCGGACTGAGCGGAACCGATCGCCTGTTCGGGGCCGTCTTCGGCGCCCTGCGCGGTCTGGCTATCGTGCTGGCAGCAGTCCTCGTGGCCGGATTTACGCCCTTTGTCGAGGACCCCTGGTGGCAGCGTTCGATACTGCTGCCGGAAATGGAGCGCCTGGCCGACTGGCTGGTGGCGTTCTTTCCCGAGTCCATCCAGGAATATCTGCCCGAAGAGGGCATAACCGAAAACGTCGAAATGGAGACTGATACCTGA
- the trpB gene encoding tryptophan synthase subunit beta, with protein sequence MAETAEKTAVPTQLPDAGGHFGVFGGRFVSETLMAALEELEAAWRKNLADDQFVARLDADLAHFVGRPSPLYFAENLTRKTGGAKIVLKREDLNHTGAHKINNTVGQALLAQAMGKHRVIAETGAGQHGVATATVAARLGMKCVVYMGSEDVARQSVNVFRMKLLGAEVVSVEAGSKTLKDALNEAMRDWVTNVDDTFYVLGTVAGPHPYPAMVRDFNAVVGREARRQMQDEYGRLPNALVACVGGGSNAIGLFHPFIGDQEVEMFGVEAAGRGLSGHEHAASLCAGRIGVLHGSRTYLLDDDAGQILDTHSVSAGLDYPGVGPEHAWLKDSGRAQYVGIDDEEALAAFHELTRSEGIMPALESAHAIAYGMKLAAERGRDEIVLVNLSGRGDKDINTVAELEGITL encoded by the coding sequence ATGGCTGAAACAGCCGAAAAGACAGCGGTTCCGACCCAATTGCCCGATGCCGGTGGCCACTTTGGCGTATTCGGCGGGCGCTTCGTTTCCGAAACCCTGATGGCGGCACTGGAAGAACTCGAAGCCGCCTGGCGCAAGAATCTGGCCGACGATCAATTCGTCGCCAGGCTCGATGCTGATCTGGCGCATTTCGTCGGCCGGCCCTCACCGCTGTATTTCGCCGAGAACCTGACCCGCAAGACGGGTGGGGCGAAGATCGTGCTCAAACGCGAGGACCTCAATCACACCGGCGCGCACAAGATCAACAACACCGTCGGGCAGGCGCTGCTGGCGCAGGCCATGGGCAAGCACCGCGTCATCGCCGAAACCGGGGCGGGTCAGCATGGCGTGGCCACCGCCACCGTGGCCGCGCGGCTGGGAATGAAGTGCGTGGTCTACATGGGTTCCGAAGACGTCGCCCGCCAGTCGGTCAACGTTTTTCGCATGAAGCTGCTCGGCGCCGAAGTGGTCAGTGTCGAGGCCGGCTCGAAGACTCTGAAGGATGCACTGAACGAGGCGATGCGCGACTGGGTGACCAACGTCGACGACACCTTCTACGTGCTCGGCACCGTCGCCGGGCCGCACCCCTATCCGGCCATGGTGCGCGACTTCAACGCGGTGGTCGGGCGCGAGGCGAGGCGGCAAATGCAGGACGAGTACGGTCGCTTGCCGAACGCGCTGGTGGCCTGCGTCGGCGGCGGCTCGAATGCCATCGGCCTGTTCCATCCTTTCATCGGTGATCAGGAGGTCGAAATGTTCGGCGTCGAGGCCGCCGGCAGGGGCCTGTCCGGCCACGAGCACGCCGCCAGCCTGTGTGCCGGGCGCATCGGCGTGCTGCACGGCTCGCGCACCTACCTGCTCGACGACGACGCTGGCCAGATTCTCGACACGCATTCGGTCTCGGCCGGCCTGGACTACCCGGGCGTCGGCCCGGAGCACGCCTGGCTCAAGGATTCGGGCCGGGCGCAATACGTCGGCATTGACGACGAGGAGGCGCTGGCCGCCTTCCATGAACTGACCCGCAGCGAGGGCATCATGCCGGCGCTGGAGTCCGCGCATGCCATTGCCTATGGCATGAAGCTGGCCGCCGAGCGCGGCAGGGATGAAATCGTTCTGGTCAATCTCTCGGGCCGCGGCGACAAGGACATCAACACCGTGGCCGAACTGGAAGGAATCACGCTTTGA
- a CDS encoding SPOR domain-containing protein: MDKVLKQRLVGASILIALAVIFLPMLFDDGREDRIEQRELALDVPERSEGERRIRRLSLDPAEARRPGSDAQAEPPEASGDAEPRPESGGESASRPVLPDTEPDADAGDDRDRIGELAAPGQDAPDDESTTEPEMLPAERESEVEAEAETPADSGVDDVSVAETDTEGSETVASDSGGGWVVQVAVFGNVDTAASIRERLQELGHEVMVDVIVRDQAELHRLRAGPYASEDDAGRARGQIAATVSGVEPVVRQLDGTAGSQDRKGMAVQVGSFASRNNAERLVGQLAQAGYDAFMHGEVSGGRTIWRVRVGTYETRDEAERLLKTLIEEEGLQGIVVSHP; this comes from the coding sequence ATGGATAAGGTTCTCAAGCAACGCCTGGTCGGCGCCAGCATCCTGATTGCCCTGGCCGTCATCTTTCTGCCGATGCTGTTCGACGACGGTCGTGAGGATCGTATCGAGCAGCGTGAACTGGCGCTCGACGTACCCGAGCGCAGCGAGGGTGAACGGCGTATCCGGCGCTTGTCGCTGGACCCGGCCGAAGCCCGTCGTCCGGGTTCGGACGCGCAGGCCGAGCCGCCCGAAGCGTCCGGCGATGCCGAGCCGCGTCCGGAAAGCGGCGGCGAATCGGCTTCCCGACCGGTGCTGCCCGACACCGAGCCCGACGCCGACGCTGGCGATGATCGGGATCGAATCGGGGAACTGGCGGCGCCGGGCCAGGATGCACCCGATGACGAGTCCACGACGGAGCCTGAAATGCTCCCGGCCGAGCGTGAATCGGAGGTAGAAGCGGAAGCAGAAACGCCCGCAGATTCCGGCGTCGACGACGTTTCAGTTGCCGAAACCGACACCGAAGGCTCGGAAACGGTCGCGTCCGACAGCGGCGGCGGCTGGGTGGTGCAGGTTGCGGTGTTCGGCAACGTCGACACGGCCGCATCGATCCGCGAGCGCCTGCAAGAGCTCGGCCACGAAGTGATGGTTGATGTCATTGTCCGCGACCAGGCCGAGCTTCACCGCCTCAGGGCCGGGCCTTACGCCAGCGAGGACGATGCCGGGCGCGCCCGCGGGCAGATTGCCGCCACCGTTTCCGGCGTCGAGCCGGTGGTGCGCCAGCTCGACGGGACCGCCGGCAGCCAGGACCGCAAGGGCATGGCTGTGCAGGTCGGTTCCTTTGCCAGCCGCAACAATGCCGAGCGTCTGGTGGGCCAACTTGCACAGGCCGGTTATGACGCGTTCATGCATGGCGAAGTCTCCGGTGGCCGTACCATCTGGCGTGTGCGTGTCGGCACCTATGAAACCCGGGACGAGGCCGAGCGCCTGCTCAAGACACTGATCGAGGAAGAAGGCCTGCAGGGCATCGTGGTTTCCCATCCATGA